A genomic region of Streptomyces diastaticus subsp. diastaticus contains the following coding sequences:
- a CDS encoding SGNH/GDSL hydrolase family protein, whose amino-acid sequence MRRQLWGPALVLALVTSAASPASAGAAEEREPRPLRELYDNRAVSEDDRPGAADFDGQGRSLPAAALRAAGWRVGARPTVEGTRLDWPVSRPGRPDNVRADGQRVAVEGRGDALTFLVAGTGGEATGTGSVHYRDGGHSRYRLTAPDWRTGPLATKAVALPYLNTREGGVKDRPRLYVVTVPLDARRTVESVRLPHVRGFGRALHVFDLRVRPAAEGWTGSWSASTAGLPEVGPWRDQTLRLVVHPTKAGPTVRVRLSNTFAGAPVRVGSATVAVRAKDAEPRSEPVPLAFGGRRGAVLPAGAEAVSDPLDFAVEEGADLLVSLHLPGSVPSVPLHDKAVQKSYLSTPGDHAADSDGAAYTGTVGTWPLLTGVDVSGGPGSVVVLGDSITEGVRTTEGANRRWTAALARRLRAQDRVPRYGVLNQGISANRVLSDRYPGDGVSADTGGVSALNRLDRDLLAQTSARTVVLFEGINDVRWGAGADEVVDGLRQLASRARARGVRAVVTTLAPCEGESRCTAAVDAERTSVNRALRADRHSFDAVLDFDRVLRDPDRPARMLPAYDSGDHLHPGEAGLQALADAVDLGELTGRPRAGG is encoded by the coding sequence GTGCGCCGACAACTGTGGGGGCCCGCCCTCGTCCTGGCCCTGGTCACGAGCGCGGCTTCGCCGGCCTCGGCGGGCGCGGCCGAGGAGCGGGAGCCGCGGCCGTTGCGGGAGCTGTACGACAACCGGGCGGTCAGCGAGGACGACCGGCCGGGCGCCGCCGACTTCGACGGGCAGGGCCGCTCGCTGCCGGCAGCCGCGCTGCGCGCCGCCGGATGGCGGGTCGGCGCCCGTCCCACGGTGGAGGGGACCCGGCTCGACTGGCCGGTCTCCAGACCCGGCAGACCCGACAACGTGCGCGCCGACGGGCAGCGGGTGGCGGTCGAGGGGCGCGGGGACGCGCTCACGTTCCTGGTCGCCGGCACGGGCGGCGAGGCGACCGGCACGGGCAGCGTGCACTACCGCGACGGCGGTCACAGCCGCTACCGGCTGACCGCCCCCGACTGGCGCACCGGTCCGCTCGCCACCAAGGCGGTCGCCCTGCCGTACCTCAACACCCGTGAGGGCGGCGTCAAGGACCGCCCCCGGCTGTACGTGGTGACCGTACCGCTCGACGCGCGCCGCACCGTGGAGTCGGTGCGGCTGCCGCACGTACGGGGTTTCGGCAGGGCCCTGCACGTCTTCGACCTGCGGGTCCGTCCGGCGGCGGAGGGCTGGACGGGCAGCTGGTCGGCGTCGACGGCCGGGCTGCCGGAGGTCGGCCCGTGGCGCGACCAGACGCTGCGGCTGGTCGTCCATCCCACCAAGGCGGGCCCCACGGTACGGGTGCGGCTCTCCAACACCTTCGCGGGAGCGCCGGTCCGGGTGGGCAGCGCGACCGTGGCGGTCCGTGCGAAGGACGCCGAGCCCCGGTCCGAGCCGGTGCCGCTGGCCTTCGGCGGGCGGCGCGGGGCGGTCCTGCCGGCCGGGGCGGAGGCGGTCAGCGACCCGCTCGACTTCGCCGTGGAGGAGGGCGCCGACCTGCTGGTCAGCCTGCACCTGCCGGGCTCCGTGCCGTCGGTGCCGCTGCACGACAAGGCGGTGCAGAAGTCGTACCTGAGCACCCCGGGCGACCACGCCGCCGACTCCGACGGCGCCGCGTACACCGGGACGGTCGGCACCTGGCCGCTGCTCACGGGCGTCGACGTGAGCGGCGGGCCCGGTTCCGTGGTGGTGCTCGGCGACTCCATCACCGAGGGCGTCCGCACCACCGAGGGCGCCAACAGGCGGTGGACCGCCGCGCTCGCCCGGCGGCTGCGCGCGCAGGACCGGGTGCCGCGCTACGGCGTGCTCAACCAGGGCATCTCCGCCAACCGCGTGCTCAGCGACCGCTACCCGGGCGACGGCGTGTCCGCCGACACCGGCGGGGTCAGCGCCCTCAACCGGCTGGACCGGGACCTGCTCGCCCAGACCTCCGCGCGGACCGTGGTCCTCTTCGAGGGCATAAACGACGTCCGCTGGGGCGCCGGCGCCGACGAGGTGGTGGACGGGCTGCGGCAACTGGCGAGCCGCGCCCGCGCCCGGGGCGTACGGGCCGTGGTGACCACCCTCGCGCCGTGTGAGGGCGAGTCCCGCTGCACCGCAGCCGTCGACGCCGAGCGGACCTCGGTCAACCGGGCGCTCCGCGCCGACCGGCACTCCTTCGACGCCGTCCTCGACTTCGACCGGGTCCTGCGCGATCCCGACCGCCCGGCGCGGATGCTCCCCGCGTACGACAGCGGCGACCACCTGCACCCGGGCGAGGCGGGGCTCCAGGCGCTGGCCGACGCCGTCGACCTGGGCGAGCTGACCGGACGGCCGCGCGCCGGGGGGTGA
- a CDS encoding exodeoxyribonuclease III: MRIATWNVNSITARLPRLLAWLESSGTDVLCVQETKTTEEAFPADALAELGYESAVRATGRWNGVAVVSRVGLADVVGGLPGGPEYDGVEEPRAISATCGPVRVWSVYVPNGREVGHPHFAYKLQWLKALRDAVADDAAGERPFAVLGDYNIAPHDSDVWDPTAFIGATHVTPEEREALAALRATGLNDVVPRPLKYDKPFTYWDYRQLGFPKNRGMRIDLVYGNAPFATAVSDAYVDREERKGKGASDHAPVVADLTV; the protein is encoded by the coding sequence ATGCGCATCGCCACCTGGAACGTCAATTCGATCACCGCGCGCCTCCCGAGGCTGCTGGCCTGGCTGGAGAGCAGCGGCACGGACGTGCTGTGCGTCCAGGAGACCAAGACCACCGAGGAGGCCTTCCCCGCCGACGCCCTGGCCGAGCTGGGGTACGAGAGCGCGGTCCGCGCCACCGGCCGGTGGAACGGCGTGGCCGTCGTCTCCCGCGTGGGCCTGGCCGACGTGGTCGGCGGCCTGCCCGGCGGACCGGAGTACGACGGCGTGGAGGAGCCCCGGGCGATCTCCGCGACCTGCGGCCCGGTCCGTGTCTGGTCGGTCTACGTACCGAACGGCCGCGAGGTGGGCCACCCCCACTTCGCCTACAAGCTCCAGTGGCTCAAGGCCCTGCGGGACGCCGTCGCCGACGACGCGGCCGGCGAGCGCCCCTTCGCCGTCCTCGGTGACTACAACATCGCCCCGCACGACTCGGACGTCTGGGACCCCACCGCCTTCATCGGCGCCACCCATGTCACCCCGGAGGAGCGCGAGGCGCTCGCCGCGCTGCGCGCCACCGGGCTGAACGACGTGGTCCCGCGCCCCCTCAAGTACGACAAGCCCTTCACCTACTGGGACTACCGCCAGCTCGGTTTCCCCAAGAACCGCGGTATGCGCATCGACCTGGTCTACGGGAACGCCCCGTTCGCCACCGCCGTCTCCGACGCCTACGTGGACCGCGAGGAGCGCAAGGGCAAGGGAGCGTCCGACCACGCCCCGGTCGTCGCCGACCTCACCGTCTGA
- a CDS encoding MBL fold metallo-hydrolase, protein MRFIKKRHSCVRLEKESGTLVIDPGNFTEPDAAVGADALLVTHEHPDHFDEGNLRAALEADPAVQLWTLASVAEPMAAAFPGRVHTVGHGDTFTAAGFDVEVHGELHAVIHPDIPRVTNVGYLVDGAVFHPGDALTVPERPVETLLLPVMAPWNKLSEVVDYLREVRPTRAYDIHDALLTDLALPVYERQIGALADAGHQHLRPGTFTEV, encoded by the coding sequence ATGAGGTTCATCAAGAAGCGCCATTCCTGCGTCCGGCTGGAGAAGGAGTCGGGCACACTCGTCATCGACCCGGGCAACTTCACCGAGCCGGACGCCGCCGTCGGCGCCGACGCGCTGCTGGTCACCCACGAGCACCCCGACCACTTCGACGAGGGAAACCTGCGGGCCGCCCTGGAGGCCGACCCGGCCGTCCAGCTGTGGACCCTTGCCTCGGTGGCGGAGCCCATGGCGGCGGCCTTCCCCGGCCGGGTCCACACCGTCGGCCACGGTGACACCTTCACGGCCGCCGGGTTCGACGTCGAGGTCCACGGAGAGCTGCACGCCGTCATCCACCCGGACATCCCGCGCGTCACCAACGTCGGATACCTGGTCGACGGCGCGGTCTTCCACCCCGGCGACGCCCTGACCGTCCCCGAACGGCCCGTCGAGACCCTGCTGCTTCCCGTCATGGCCCCGTGGAACAAGCTCTCCGAGGTGGTGGACTACCTCCGCGAGGTCCGTCCCACCCGCGCCTACGACATCCACGACGCGCTCCTCACCGACCTGGCCCTGCCCGTCTACGAGCGGCAGATCGGCGCACTGGCCGACGCCGGCCACCAGCATCTGCGGCCCGGCACGTTCACCGAGGTCTGA
- the pcaDC gene encoding bifunctional 3-oxoadipate enol-lactonase/4-carboxymuconolactone decarboxylase PcaDC encodes MSETPSNTLQYRFDGPEDAPVLVLGPSLGTTWHMWDRQVPELARTWRVFRFDLPGHGGAPAHPAGTVADLADRVLAALDASGVQRFGFAGCALGGAVGAELALRHPGRVASLALIAASPRFGTADEFRQRGVVVRSHGLDPVARAAPERWFTPGFAGAQPAITEWAVQMVRTTDPGCYIAACEALAAFDIRTELGRIGVPTLVLVGSEDQVTGPAEARTLVAGIPDARLAVVPGASHLAPVEQPAAVTDLLVRHFSTPWSPAPEATGQTPAPAPTPVVLPPQPTGPVAEIAPWVDPDASVRPDPYESGIKVRREVLGDAHVDRELAEADAFSGEFQDFLTRYAWGEIWSRPGLDRRTRSCVALTALIASGHTAELPAQVRAALRNGLTVAELREVLLQAAVYCGVPAAEEAFRVARAVVAEETTPHE; translated from the coding sequence GTGAGTGAGACACCGTCGAACACCCTGCAATACCGCTTTGACGGGCCGGAGGACGCCCCGGTCCTGGTCCTCGGTCCCTCACTGGGTACCACCTGGCACATGTGGGACCGGCAGGTGCCCGAGCTGGCCCGCACCTGGCGGGTGTTCCGGTTCGACCTGCCGGGCCACGGCGGAGCGCCGGCTCACCCGGCCGGGACGGTCGCCGACCTGGCCGACCGGGTGCTGGCCGCGCTGGACGCCTCCGGGGTGCAGCGTTTCGGGTTCGCCGGCTGCGCGCTCGGCGGGGCCGTCGGCGCCGAACTGGCGCTGCGCCACCCCGGGCGGGTCGCCTCGCTGGCGCTGATCGCCGCCTCGCCGCGGTTCGGCACCGCCGACGAGTTCCGCCAGCGCGGGGTGGTGGTCCGGTCGCACGGGCTGGACCCGGTGGCGAGGGCCGCGCCCGAGCGGTGGTTCACGCCCGGCTTCGCCGGGGCGCAGCCCGCCATCACCGAGTGGGCGGTGCAGATGGTGCGCACCACCGACCCCGGCTGCTACATCGCCGCCTGCGAGGCGCTCGCCGCCTTCGACATCCGGACCGAACTGGGCCGGATCGGGGTGCCGACCCTCGTCCTGGTCGGCTCCGAGGACCAGGTCACCGGGCCCGCCGAGGCCCGCACGCTGGTCGCCGGGATTCCGGACGCCCGCCTCGCCGTGGTGCCCGGCGCCTCGCACCTGGCGCCGGTCGAGCAGCCGGCCGCCGTCACCGACCTGCTGGTGCGGCACTTCTCCACGCCCTGGAGCCCCGCTCCGGAGGCGACGGGGCAGACGCCGGCGCCGGCCCCCACCCCGGTGGTCCTGCCGCCGCAGCCCACGGGACCGGTCGCCGAGATCGCCCCCTGGGTCGACCCGGACGCCTCCGTGCGGCCCGACCCGTACGAGTCCGGCATCAAGGTGCGCCGCGAGGTGCTGGGCGACGCCCACGTCGACCGCGAGCTGGCCGAGGCGGACGCCTTCTCGGGCGAGTTCCAGGACTTCCTGACCCGCTACGCGTGGGGCGAGATCTGGAGCAGGCCCGGACTGGACCGCCGTACCCGCTCCTGCGTCGCGCTCACGGCACTGATCGCCTCCGGGCACACGGCCGAACTGCCCGCGCAGGTGCGGGCGGCCCTCCGCAACGGCCTCACCGTGGCCGAGCTGCGCGAGGTCCTGCTCCAGGCGGCCGTCTACTGCGGCGTCCCGGCGGCCGAGGAGGCGTTCCGGGTCGCCCGCGCCGTGGTCGCGGAGGAGACGACGCCGCACGAGTAA
- a CDS encoding glycoside hydrolase family 3 N-terminal domain-containing protein, which produces MADPLYRDPAAPVAARVRDLLARMTLTEKVGQVNQRMYGWHAYERTACGHRLTEAFRAEVAAFGGMGALYGLQRADPWSGVTAETGIGAAEGARVSDAVQRHVVENTRLGVPVLMVEEMPHGHQALDGTLLPVNLAVGATWNPGLYEEAVASAAAELRARGGHVALVPALDLVRDPRWGRAEECFGEDPYLAARFTEALVRGAQGAPGERIAPDRAAVVLKHFAGQGATVGGRNSAATELGTRELHEIHLEAALAGVRAGAAGVMAAYNEFDGLPCAANRELLTGVLREKWGFDGVVMADGLALDRLVRLAGDPVAAAATALSAGTDLSLWDGCFPRLAEAVDRGLVEEAALDAAAGRVLALKFRLGLFEQPYTGRRPAVTRPRELSERLARESVTLLAHDGATLPLSGRARIAVLGPNADSVPQQLGDYTAPQRPGSGISLLAGLRAAAPAGTEVTYARGCDLVGADRSALPGAVALAAGADVAVLVLGGSSARAAETHFDANGAAQVTGDPGGMTCGEGVDLAELALPEGQSALLDAVTATGVPVVVVLVQGRPHALGDLTGRAAVLLSAWYPGPGGGRAVADVLLGQAEPTGRLPVSVPRSAAQLPVFYNGKDHGYRGYVDQPATARHAFGHGLSYTTVEYGEPRLTRPVATVAEFDEEGGGPPVVCSVEVRNTGGRPVRETVQLYVRRLLGGTSWPRVRELRGFHHTDLGPGDAAEVCFTVDARTLASVSRSGEREVESGEFAIETGPSSDRTRAARLTVRPSPAARS; this is translated from the coding sequence ATGGCCGATCCCCTCTACCGCGACCCCGCCGCCCCGGTCGCCGCCCGGGTGCGCGACCTGCTCGCACGGATGACCCTCACCGAGAAGGTGGGGCAGGTCAACCAGCGGATGTACGGCTGGCACGCCTACGAGCGGACCGCCTGCGGGCACCGGCTCACCGAGGCGTTCCGCGCCGAGGTCGCCGCGTTCGGCGGGATGGGCGCGCTGTACGGCTTGCAGCGCGCGGACCCCTGGTCGGGGGTGACCGCCGAGACGGGCATCGGCGCGGCGGAGGGGGCGCGCGTCTCCGACGCCGTCCAGCGCCACGTGGTCGAGAACACCCGGCTGGGCGTGCCGGTCCTCATGGTCGAGGAGATGCCGCACGGCCACCAGGCGCTGGACGGCACCCTGCTGCCGGTGAACCTGGCCGTCGGAGCCACCTGGAACCCGGGGCTCTACGAGGAGGCCGTCGCCTCGGCCGCCGCCGAGCTGCGGGCGCGGGGCGGCCACGTGGCGCTGGTGCCGGCGCTCGACCTGGTCCGCGATCCGCGCTGGGGGAGGGCGGAGGAGTGCTTCGGTGAGGACCCCTACCTGGCGGCACGGTTCACCGAGGCGCTGGTGCGCGGCGCGCAGGGGGCACCGGGTGAGCGGATCGCGCCGGACCGGGCGGCGGTCGTCCTCAAGCACTTCGCGGGCCAGGGCGCGACGGTCGGCGGCCGCAACAGCGCGGCGACCGAACTGGGCACCCGGGAACTGCACGAGATCCACCTGGAGGCCGCGCTGGCGGGGGTACGGGCCGGGGCGGCCGGAGTGATGGCCGCGTACAACGAGTTCGACGGCCTGCCCTGCGCCGCCAACCGCGAGTTGCTGACCGGCGTCCTGCGTGAGAAGTGGGGATTCGACGGGGTGGTGATGGCCGACGGGCTGGCCCTGGACCGGCTGGTGCGCCTGGCCGGGGACCCGGTGGCGGCCGCGGCGACCGCCCTGTCCGCCGGCACCGACCTGAGCCTGTGGGACGGCTGCTTCCCACGCCTGGCGGAGGCGGTCGACCGGGGGCTGGTCGAGGAGGCGGCGCTCGACGCGGCGGCGGGCCGGGTCCTGGCCCTGAAGTTCCGGCTCGGCCTCTTCGAGCAGCCGTACACCGGTCGGCGCCCCGCGGTCACCCGACCGCGCGAGCTGAGCGAACGCCTCGCCCGGGAGTCGGTGACGCTGCTGGCGCACGACGGGGCGACCCTGCCCCTGTCCGGCCGGGCGCGGATAGCGGTGCTGGGCCCGAACGCCGACTCCGTGCCGCAGCAGCTCGGCGACTACACCGCGCCCCAGCGTCCCGGCTCGGGCATCAGCCTCCTCGCGGGGCTGCGGGCTGCCGCCCCGGCCGGCACCGAGGTCACGTACGCCCGCGGCTGCGACCTCGTCGGCGCGGACCGGTCGGCGCTCCCGGGGGCGGTGGCCCTCGCGGCCGGGGCGGACGTCGCGGTCCTGGTACTCGGCGGGTCGAGCGCCCGGGCCGCCGAGACGCACTTCGACGCCAACGGGGCGGCCCAGGTCACCGGCGATCCTGGCGGGATGACCTGCGGAGAAGGCGTCGACCTGGCCGAACTCGCCTTGCCCGAAGGCCAGTCGGCGCTGCTCGACGCGGTCACGGCGACCGGCGTGCCCGTCGTGGTCGTGCTGGTCCAGGGGCGCCCGCACGCGCTGGGAGACCTGACCGGGCGGGCGGCGGTGCTGCTCAGCGCCTGGTACCCGGGGCCCGGGGGCGGCCGGGCGGTGGCCGACGTGCTGCTCGGCCAGGCGGAACCCACCGGGAGGCTCCCGGTGTCGGTGCCCCGGTCCGCCGCCCAACTGCCGGTCTTCTACAACGGGAAGGACCACGGCTACCGCGGCTACGTCGACCAGCCCGCCACCGCCCGCCACGCCTTCGGCCACGGTCTGTCCTACACCACGGTGGAGTACGGCGAGCCGCGCCTGACGCGCCCGGTCGCGACCGTCGCGGAGTTCGACGAAGAGGGCGGCGGACCACCGGTGGTGTGCTCGGTCGAGGTGCGCAACACCGGGGGCCGGCCGGTGCGCGAGACGGTCCAGCTCTACGTCCGCCGTCTGCTCGGCGGCACCTCCTGGCCCCGGGTACGCGAACTGCGTGGCTTCCACCACACCGACCTCGGCCCCGGGGACGCGGCCGAGGTCTGCTTCACCGTCGACGCCCGGACGCTGGCGTCGGTCTCCCGCTCGGGGGAACGGGAGGTGGAGAGCGGGGAGTTCGCCATCGAGACCGGCCCCTCCTCGGACCGGACCCGGGCCGCCCGGCTCACGGTGCGCCCGTCACCCGCTGCGAGGTCCTGA
- a CDS encoding cellulase family glycosylhydrolase produces the protein MRRHSAQLTHDHAVLPWLGANFWSRTGGPLMWRDYDPKTVREELAVLREHGLTMTRSFFYWPDFHPEPFRIDEELCDRFRDFLDAHTEAGMGTVPTFIVGHMSGENWDPVWRGGRDLYEDVWLVGRQAWFVSQMTRRFKDHPAVTGWLITNEMPGYGRIYQENPPSSDVVTAWAQFMCDAVRAAGGTQPVSLGDGAWGIEVTGRDNGFSLRDTAEYVDFVGPHVYRSDTDRPRQHYRAAFECELAAVTGQPVVLEEFGLSTDTVSAANAGIFYRQTLHNSLLGGATGWIAWNNTDYDGLWDRSPYDHHPFEMHFGITDSTGRPKEPLRELRDFAEVLERVDFARCRRTDADAALVVPAFLERGYPYSRPADRPLIFTSLHQGYVAARGADLPVVFAREADGLPEDAALYLLPSTRQFTTRTRRALERRAREGATVYLSFCSGEHPGTRGPWFDDLDGLFGVEHQLSYGVAEPVEDDVLEMTFTEDFGTIAAGETLTFPVAGNEDSRAYLPVVPKGARVVATDAHGRPALLRHDTGEGRTVLATYPLEHMAARTARVNPEQTHRLYAALAEIAGAARPVTVDSPYVAADTLVHEDGRRFVWLVSQSGTQVTVQPSADGVLHGLDGCPVRDVTLPPYGVRVLEQR, from the coding sequence ATGCGACGCCACAGCGCCCAGCTCACCCATGACCACGCCGTACTGCCCTGGCTCGGCGCCAACTTCTGGTCCCGCACCGGCGGGCCCCTGATGTGGCGGGACTACGACCCGAAGACCGTGCGCGAGGAACTGGCCGTCCTGCGGGAGCACGGGCTGACGATGACCCGCTCCTTCTTCTACTGGCCGGACTTCCACCCCGAGCCGTTCCGGATCGACGAGGAACTCTGCGACCGCTTCCGGGACTTCCTCGACGCCCACACCGAAGCGGGGATGGGGACCGTCCCGACCTTCATCGTCGGCCACATGTCCGGCGAGAACTGGGACCCGGTCTGGCGCGGGGGGCGGGATCTGTACGAGGACGTGTGGCTCGTCGGGCGCCAGGCGTGGTTCGTCTCCCAGATGACCCGGCGCTTCAAGGACCACCCCGCCGTGACCGGCTGGCTGATCACCAACGAGATGCCCGGCTACGGACGGATCTACCAGGAGAACCCGCCCTCCAGCGACGTGGTCACCGCCTGGGCCCAGTTCATGTGCGACGCCGTCCGCGCCGCGGGCGGCACCCAGCCCGTGTCGCTCGGCGACGGCGCCTGGGGCATCGAGGTCACCGGCCGCGACAACGGGTTCTCGCTCCGCGACACCGCCGAGTACGTCGACTTCGTCGGCCCGCACGTCTACCGCTCGGACACCGACCGGCCCCGCCAGCACTACCGGGCCGCGTTCGAGTGCGAACTCGCCGCCGTCACCGGGCAGCCGGTCGTGCTGGAGGAGTTCGGCCTCTCCACCGACACCGTCTCGGCGGCCAACGCGGGGATCTTCTACCGCCAGACCCTGCACAACTCGCTGCTCGGCGGCGCCACCGGCTGGATCGCGTGGAACAACACCGACTACGACGGTCTGTGGGACCGCTCGCCCTACGACCACCACCCCTTCGAGATGCACTTCGGCATCACCGACAGCACGGGACGCCCCAAGGAACCGCTGCGGGAACTCCGCGACTTCGCCGAGGTGCTGGAACGGGTCGACTTCGCCCGCTGCCGGCGCACCGACGCGGACGCCGCCCTGGTGGTGCCCGCCTTCCTGGAACGCGGCTACCCCTACAGCCGTCCCGCGGACCGGCCGCTGATCTTCACCTCCCTGCACCAGGGGTACGTGGCGGCCCGCGGCGCGGACCTGCCCGTCGTGTTCGCCCGGGAGGCCGACGGACTGCCCGAGGACGCCGCGCTCTACCTGCTGCCCTCGACGCGTCAGTTCACCACCCGCACCCGCCGCGCGCTGGAGCGCCGGGCCCGCGAAGGCGCCACGGTCTACCTGTCGTTCTGCTCGGGTGAGCACCCGGGCACGCGCGGCCCGTGGTTCGACGACCTCGACGGTCTGTTCGGCGTGGAGCACCAGCTCTCCTACGGCGTCGCCGAGCCGGTCGAGGACGACGTGCTGGAGATGACCTTCACCGAGGACTTCGGGACCATCGCGGCGGGCGAGACCCTGACCTTCCCCGTCGCCGGCAACGAGGACAGCCGCGCCTACCTGCCCGTCGTCCCCAAGGGCGCCCGGGTGGTCGCCACCGACGCGCACGGCCGCCCCGCGCTGCTGCGCCACGACACGGGAGAGGGCCGGACGGTCCTGGCGACCTACCCGCTGGAGCACATGGCGGCCCGCACCGCCCGCGTCAACCCCGAACAGACGCACCGCCTGTACGCCGCCCTCGCCGAGATCGCGGGTGCGGCGCGACCGGTCACGGTGGACAGTCCGTACGTCGCCGCGGACACCCTGGTGCACGAGGACGGCAGGCGCTTCGTGTGGCTGGTCAGCCAGTCCGGCACCCAGGTGACCGTCCAGCCGTCGGCCGACGGCGTACTGCACGGCCTGGACGGCTGCCCGGTGCGGGACGTGACACTGCCGCCGTACGGCGTGCGTGTCCTGGAACAGCGCTGA
- a CDS encoding LacI family DNA-binding transcriptional regulator — translation MAAAAGVSTATVSQAVNGTGRISEGTRRRVLAAAAELGWSPSASATALRRARTRTIALVVRRPTDVLGADPHFSELITGLEGQLAPRGYGLLLHLVPDLAEESALYERLVAEGRIDGAVLTDARADDPRPALLKGLGLPAVLLGAPDPAAPVPGVGLGQQDAGVREAVAHLLRLGHRRIAYVAGPADLVHSGVRRAAFEQALAEAGLRPAAVRHTDFTEEAAVTVTAELLARPDRPTALVFPNDSMAVCGMGAAQRAGLRVPEDVSVVGYDNLPLGRWLHPRLTTVDQQVQRVGAAAALTLLDGCGEQVPAPLLDGRPRLVVRESSGPAPAGRS, via the coding sequence GTGGCCGCGGCGGCGGGGGTCTCCACGGCCACGGTCTCCCAGGCGGTCAACGGAACAGGGCGCATATCGGAGGGGACCCGCCGCCGGGTCCTGGCGGCGGCGGCCGAACTGGGCTGGTCGCCCAGTGCCTCGGCGACCGCGTTGCGGCGGGCCAGGACCCGGACGATCGCGCTGGTGGTGCGCCGCCCGACGGACGTCCTGGGCGCCGACCCCCACTTCAGCGAACTGATCACCGGACTGGAGGGCCAACTGGCCCCCCGAGGCTACGGTCTGCTGCTGCACCTGGTCCCCGACCTGGCCGAGGAGAGCGCGCTGTACGAACGGCTCGTCGCCGAGGGCCGGATCGACGGCGCCGTGCTGACCGATGCCCGCGCCGACGACCCGCGCCCCGCGCTGCTCAAGGGCCTCGGGCTGCCCGCCGTCCTGCTCGGCGCGCCCGACCCGGCCGCGCCGGTGCCCGGGGTGGGACTCGGGCAGCAGGACGCGGGCGTCCGGGAGGCCGTCGCCCACCTGCTGCGACTCGGACACCGGCGGATCGCCTACGTCGCGGGCCCGGCGGACCTGGTGCACTCCGGTGTGCGGCGGGCGGCGTTCGAGCAGGCGCTGGCCGAGGCGGGGCTGCGGCCCGCGGCCGTCAGGCACACCGACTTCACCGAGGAGGCCGCCGTGACCGTCACCGCCGAACTCCTCGCCCGCCCCGACCGGCCGACCGCCCTGGTCTTCCCCAACGACTCCATGGCCGTCTGCGGGATGGGCGCGGCCCAGCGCGCGGGACTGCGGGTCCCCGAGGACGTCTCCGTGGTCGGCTACGACAACCTGCCGCTCGGCCGGTGGCTGCACCCCCGCCTCACCACCGTGGACCAGCAGGTCCAGCGGGTCGGCGCGGCGGCCGCCCTCACCCTGCTCGACGGCTGCGGCGAGCAGGTCCCGGCGCCGCTCCTGGACGGCCGGCCGCGCCTGGTCGTACGGGAGTCGAGCGGCCCGGCCCCCGCCGGCCGGTCATGA
- a CDS encoding carbohydrate ABC transporter permease: MKFGRSWLPAHLLAWLYAALLLVPLYYLLVSAFKTNDQIFGSPFALPSSLSPHNFTEAFTSADLGAAVLNSVLVTALALALTLGLAIPAAFALARSEGRLGAFVERVFSLGFLVPTFAALFPTFLLAAATGLFHTRAFIVLFLPATAMPLSVVILVQFMRTIPREMEEAARMDGASTFAVLRHVYTPMCMPGIATILLLNFLTFWNEYLYSLVIIGPDPGLRTVQVALPTLKSLTGTDYGILTAGTVLTLVPVWAVYTVLQKRMQQALVSGAVKM, translated from the coding sequence ATGAAGTTCGGAAGGTCCTGGCTGCCGGCCCATCTCCTCGCCTGGCTGTACGCGGCGCTGCTCCTCGTCCCCCTCTACTACCTGCTGGTCTCGGCGTTCAAGACCAACGACCAGATCTTCGGCTCACCGTTCGCCCTGCCGTCCTCGCTCTCCCCGCACAACTTCACCGAGGCCTTCACCTCGGCCGACCTGGGGGCGGCGGTCCTCAACTCCGTCCTGGTGACGGCGCTGGCCCTCGCGCTGACCCTGGGTCTCGCGATCCCGGCGGCCTTCGCCCTCGCCCGTTCGGAGGGGCGGCTCGGGGCGTTCGTGGAGCGGGTCTTCTCCCTCGGCTTCCTCGTGCCCACGTTCGCCGCGCTCTTCCCCACGTTCCTGCTGGCGGCCGCGACCGGCCTGTTCCACACCCGGGCCTTCATCGTGCTGTTCCTGCCCGCCACGGCGATGCCGCTGTCGGTGGTGATCCTGGTGCAGTTCATGCGGACCATCCCGCGCGAGATGGAGGAGGCGGCCCGCATGGACGGTGCGTCCACCTTCGCCGTGCTGCGCCACGTGTACACCCCGATGTGCATGCCGGGCATCGCGACGATCCTGCTGCTGAACTTCCTGACCTTCTGGAACGAGTACCTCTACTCGCTCGTCATCATCGGCCCCGACCCCGGCCTGCGGACCGTGCAGGTGGCGCTGCCCACGCTCAAGTCCCTCACCGGCACCGACTACGGCATCCTGACCGCGGGCACGGTGCTCACCCTGGTCCCGGTCTGGGCGGTGTACACCGTGCTGCAGAAGCGTATGCAACAGGCACTCGTCAGCGGGGCGGTGAAGATGTGA